A stretch of the Capsicum annuum cultivar UCD-10X-F1 chromosome 8, UCD10Xv1.1, whole genome shotgun sequence genome encodes the following:
- the LOC107840422 gene encoding uncharacterized protein LOC107840422, whose product MESLNIHNIKVEKANAMLRYKKRQRVTTLFRFIEFCIFFVIISRFSTQLPLGIKLSTDYFKGVGVTLISPRFVFVLGNVIVIILFLKSGQSSDTTNNVKIDLYDEYKQKCSTNKEVCCEQIEKQSILVEKAYFEQIKKQRKQSIHVEKAYCEQSKKQRKQSTHVERQVTKKIPRSHSDNSLYLSSDEKKHPRKSLMRSATVRYTENVKPTTTMTTTSYPEDEMSNEEFRKTVENFIARQQRFLREEEFEAVVSYKS is encoded by the coding sequence atggAATCCTTAAATATCCACAACATCAAAGTGGAGAAAGCAAACGCTATGCTAAGGTACAAAAAGCGTCAAAGAGTTACAACGTTGTTCCGATTCATCGAATTCTGCATATTTTTCGTTATAATCTCGAGATTCTCCACTCAATTGCCACTCGGTATCAAGCTATCGACAGACTATTTCAAGGGAGTTGGTGTCACCCTCATTAGTCCTCGATTCGTCTTTGTTCTTGGAAACGTTATTGTCATCATCCTCTTCTTGAAATCAGGACAGTCGTCCGACACCACAAACAACGTTAAAATCGATTTGTACGATGAGTACAAGCAAAAATGTTCGACGAACAAAGAGGTTTGTTGTGAACAGATCGAAAAACAGAGTATTCTTGTAGAAAAAGCCTATTTTGAACAGATCAAAAAACAGAGGAAACAGAGTATTCATGTAGAAAAAGCTTATTGCGAACAGAGCAAGAAACAGAGGAAACAGAGTACTCATGTAGAAAGACAAGTAACAAAGAAAATTCCTCGCAGCCATTCGGACAACTCTTTATATTTGTCCAGTGATGAGAAAAAACATCCCAGAAAAAGTTTGATGCGATCGGCTACAGTAAGATACACTGAAAACGTAAAACCAACGACGACGATGACAACAACCTCGTATCCGGAGGACGAGATGAGCAATGAAGAATTCAGGAAAACTGTTGAGAATTTCATTGCAAGACAACAAAGATTTTTGagagaagaagagtttgaagctGTTGTGTCTTATAAATCATAA
- the LOC107880002 gene encoding uncharacterized protein LOC107880002, protein MEYSLKNQNIKLEKTKALLSYKRRQRMTMLFRFMEFCIFLVIMSRFSTQFPFGFKLSTDYFKGVGVTLISPLFAFVLGNAIVIILFLKSGQSSAKVDSTNNVKIDLYDEYKQKCWVNKEVYCEQIEKQSIHVEKAYCEQSKKQSILRQKQLAEKKLDRSHSDSFTSLSHDEKPRRELVRSATVGCLKVIHTDNIKSMEDEMSNEEFRTTVEAFIARQQRFLREQELLSPVVSVKKKKC, encoded by the coding sequence atggaatattCCTTAAAGaaccaaaacatcaaattagaGAAAACAAAGGCTTTGCTAAGCTACAAAAGGCGTCAAAGAATGACAATGTTGTTCCGTTTCATGGAATTCTGCATATTTTTGGTTATAATGTCAAGATTCTCCACTCAATTTCCATTCGGTTTCAAGCTGTCGACAGATTATTTCAAGGGAGTTGGTGTCACCCTCATTAGTCCTCTATTCGCTTTTGTTCTTGGAAACGCGATTGTTATCATCCTTTTCTTGAAATCAGGACAGTCGTCTGCTAAAGTTGATTCAACGAACAACGTTAAAATCGATTTGTACGATGAGTACAAACAAAAATGTTGGGTGAACAAAGAGGTTTATTGTGAACAGATCGAAAAGCAGAGTATTCATGTAGAAAAAGCTTATTGTGAACAGAGTAAGAAACAGAGCATTCTGAGACAGAAACAACTAGCAGAAAAGAAACTCGACCGCAGCCATTCAGACAGCTTTACTAGTTTGTCTCATGATGAGAAGCCTCGAAGAGAATTGGTCCGGTCGGCTACAGTGGGATGCTTGAAAGTTATACACACTGACAATATAAAGTCGATGGAGGATGAAATGAGCAACGAAGAATTCAGGACAACTGTTGAAGCATTTATCGCAAGACAACAAAGATTCTTGAGGGAACAAGAGTTACTTTCACCTGTCGTAtcagtgaaaaagaaaaaatgttga
- the LOC107879540 gene encoding uncharacterized protein LOC107879540 gives MESLKFQNIKLEKANAIQRYKRRQRMTMLFRFMEFCIFFVIISRFSTQLPLSFKLSTEYYFKGIGVTLISPLFVFVLGNAIVIILYLKSGHSSPKDDSTNNVKIDLYDEYKQKCSMNKEVYCEQGKKQSILVEEAYCEQSKKQSKQSIPAEKAYCEQSKKQRKQSIVAERRVEKAIRRSHSGNSLCLSHDEKKHPRQKMIRSATVGCLKVINTDNVKPERTTTTTTTTSYPEDGMSSDEFRKTVEAFIARQQRFLREQEFSDVVSS, from the coding sequence ATGGAATCTTTaaagttccaaaacataaaattagagAAAGCAAATGCTATACAAAGGTACAAAAGGCGTCAAAGAATGACAATGTTGTTCCGTTTCATGGAATTCTGCATATTTTTCGTTATAATCTCAAGATTTTCCACTCAATTGCCACTCAGTTTCAAGCTATCGACAGAGTATTATTTCAAGGGAATTGGTGTCACCCTCATTAGTCCTCTATTCGTTTTTGTCCTTGGAAACGCAATTGTTATCATCCTTTACTTGAAATCAGGACATTCGTCTCCTAAAGACGACTCCACAAACAACGTTAAAATCGATTTGTACGATGAGTACAAGCAAAAGTGTTCGATGAACAAAGAGGTTTATTGTGAACAAGGCAAGAAACAGAGCATTCTGGTAGAAGAAGCTTATTGTGAACAGAGCAAGAAACAGAGTAAACAGAGCATTCCGGCAGAAAAAGCCTACTGTGAACAGAGTAAGAAACAGAGGAAACAGAGCATTGTGGCAGAAAGGCGAGTAGAAAAGGCAATTCGTCGTAGCCATTCGGGCAACTCTCTATGTTTGTCCCATGATGAGAAAAAACATCCTAGACAAAAAATGATCCGGTCGGCTACAGTTGGATGCTTGAAAGTTATAAACACTGACAATGTAAAACCAGAGAGGAcgacaacgacaacaacaacaacctcgTATCCCGAGGATGGTATGAGCAGTGACGAATTCAGGAAAACTGTTGAAGCGTTTATTGCAAGACAACAAAGATTTTTGAGGGAACAAGAGTTTTCAGATGTTGTTTCATCATAA